CCACAGCCTGCTGCGGAGCAGCTTGCATCGGACGATGCTCCAGGACCTTCCGACCCACCACAACATTCGATTCCAGAGACACCATTAAAGACATCGGTACCTGACGCTCCTGGTGCTGAAGGTGATGAGGTGAGCATCGATAATAACCACACCGACGACACGGCCAATCAAACAACAAATTCGACACAAAACGATATACCGGAGAAAACACCGGACAAGGTCCTCGACTTGCAGGACAATACAGTCAATGACACCACCGACGATGCCCATACTGACATACCCGATGATTCCATTTCCAATAAGACCAACGATGATGCAACTGAGGATCGGAATTCGGAAACCGCAAAACTTGTCGAGTTTACGGAGGATACGGCTCATACAAAAATAGTTACGCCAGTCGAGCCTGTTGGGTCTGCACAACCCACTGAGTCAACAGAACCTACAGAAGCAGCTGCTCCTATAGAATCGACTGTGTTTGAGGCCGTGGAGTCGCCTGCTCAGCCACCTAATGACATAGAACCCGAGCAGTCTGTGGAACAACGAGAGCCTGCACAGGCCGAGGCCACAGAACCTGCAGAGACAGGGGCATCAATAGAAATTGAAAAACCTGCAGGGCCCTCTGAAAACGGCGTGGCCCAGGCCAATCAATTCAAGACGCAGCGCTCGCCTGTACAGCAACCTACATTCTCCAACCGCGAACCCACTCCCAGCACTGCACCGTCTTCATCCGTGTCACGGGCCGCGTCGTCTATTCCACGAGCTGCTTCGCCTACAGCTGCAACTTCAATTGAACAGGACGACGCCTCTGCAGCCATTCAACAGCCCGTGCCTGTGTCCCCTCTGAAGCCTGTCCTGCCTCCTTCACCATCGTCACAAGGCAGTATCCCTTCTCAAAGGGCTGCTTCTCCTGCACAGTCGCATGGACGACAAGCAACATCATCAGGGCACAGAAACAGTGGATCTGTGCCCAATTACGCATCGTCAGGATCGCTCTCGCCTATGCAGAAACTTGCATCTCCCGTGCAGAAGCCAGCATATCCCACGTATAGGGCCCATTCACCTATGCCCAAGATCCACAGTCCTCTTGCGCGCCCTTATTATTCTCCCATGATGTCCCCGCACCAAACAGcgcattcgcattcgcaAATGGGACATCCGAACCCGTCGATGTTTCCCGGTGCCTATTCGGGACTTGGGGGAGCTTTCCAGTCACCGGTTCTTAGTGCGAGTGGCTACTTGCCTCCGTACACGCAAAACGCTTACCAAGGTCATCCTTCGATGTTCccgcaacagcagcagcagcttgcACACGATCGTCGGTTTAGTGGTTTTTCTGAGTCGAATTTCATGTCATCTTCTTTTCAGAACCTGCGTGATCTGTCTATGATGAACGGAAATGGAGTTGACGGTAAATTCAACGATGCTAAAGGGCATATGCCACAGTCTGACGTCGATGGCGAGAATATATTCCTTCTCCAAAGGCTCAACGATGCCATCCCGGACCTGAGCCGCTTGCTTCATGGATACAAGACCACACAGAACAAACTCATAGCACGTGAATCGGAGATCAAACAAATGCAAACTCAATACGAACAATCGACAATGCGAAAAGACTTCTACATCGAGGCGCTACAAAACCAGATGCGAAAAGCTGCAAACGACAATGCGGAAGAAATCAGCAGGTTAAAGCATGCTGTCAACGAAGTTCGATTGGAATTGGGTGACCTTGACGAGAAGCACAAAGACCTACAGGAGGCTTTTGCTGTGTCGCAAAAGTCCAATGAGGAGCTCTCACAACAAAACGCTGAGCTTGAGTGCCAGGTCGCTAAGTCGGATAATGGCttgaaggaggaaagagacGCCCATGATAGGGAAACCGAAGCCCTCAAGCAAGAACACAAGGAAGCTCTCGCGATACAGGAACAGGAGCTCACGCATGCTTTTGAAAGGGTCATGGCTGAAGAAGCTACGTCGTATAGAGAAGCCATGAAGGCTATCGAGACGAAGTTGCTTGATCAGCAAAGAGCGATGAAAGACGAGTATGAGGTGCAAAAACGGCAGATGCAGGAAGCCCACGATTCTCTCCAGGCAGACTTTGATGCGAAGAATGCGGAACTGGAGTCGACACAAACCCAGTTGTCAAACACGAAAGACGATCTAGACACCAGGCACAAGGAATTCGAAGAGACTCGCGAGATTTACATAAATGAAATCGAAACCATTAATGCCGCATTTAGCGACAAAGAGCGGCAATGGGAAGAGCACCGTACCGACCTCGAGGCCCAGCTCTCGCACAGGGACGAGGTATTGGCCAACGTGGACCAGGAAAAGCAGAAACTGGAAGGCGACTGCAGTTATAAGGAAAGTCAACTGCAGCATGCAATGGATGAGATGCGGACGACCATGGAGAACTTGGGTAAAGATCATGAACGCTTGACGAAGACCCTGAACAGCCTTGGAGAGGCGACTGATCTAAAGAGTTCCAAGGGTGATGAATTCTTGTAAGTGAtctagtactccgtacataggagttttctttctttttcgggATTCTTTTCAATGTCCTCTTCTGTGTAAACACTTTTATTATTCTCTATCCTGTCTTTATAGAGTAtgttatgatgatgatatgatGAGATGATGTCCAATGTCCAACGTTCAATGTCGAATAGAAGCTTCTTCCATGTTTTTTTTCAACGTACTGGTCTGATAAAGTTCTAGTCTGGAAACCTTCGATGAACTCCGCCGTTCTATTGTTACACTGTCAAAGGAGCACTTTGCATACCTCCCCATCGATCCTCCCAAGAGTGTCCTGGCGAAGGTCCCGTCAGAACTACCGTCGTTCCTCGACAACATGCCAGCATCACGCGAACTACGATCCGCCTACATCCAACATGTGATCTCCAAGACACTCAACTACCGCATATTCCAGCCCTTCCTCTTCACCCTGGGCCGCCGCTACGACAACGCAGACATCTTCTTCCAGATGCTGTCAATGGACATCCGCCGCAAGTCCGTCCGCCGCGAAGCCTTCTGGCGCCAGCAGACGCTCAAGGCGGCCTACACAGCCCCAGACGCAAAACATTCCATCAACATGACAGCCTCCGTTATAGTCGACGAGATCGTCGACCACATCAAACACTTTGCCGACCCGACACAGCTCGATCCACTGGTGATGGGCGTGCGGAAGGTCGTCAAGTTAGCTGCGGAGACTTGGCGACACGCGCGGGTTGAGCGGGGACTCATCGTGGCCAGTCTACCGGCGCCGGACGCGGAGGGAGCCTCGAACCAGGACTGGGAGGAATATGGAACGGGTAAGAAGGGAGGTGGTAGTGGACATGTGCTGCTCCGGACGTTTCCGCAGATCACGCGCGAGGTGGCGCATGAGGATCTTGTGGGAGATGAGGAGAGGGAATCACCATGCACCTACTCTGCGGGGAATGTGTTATATTCGGATTCTCCTATCATCATGGCGCGACGGCAGGAACTgttggcgaggaagaggaagtcgGTGTAGCGTCGGTGTTTGATTAATTACTAATTTGCCACTGTACTCCATAGTATTTTTTTAATGAAATTAGTTGTGATCCTGAGGCTGTGATGGTAGCTATGATGGTAGCTATGATGGCATATCGCATAATATGTTATGACCTTTTCCTAATCAGTGTGGATGAAACATGGCTGAGCAGATGCGGTGCCTGGTTCCTGGGTGACACGGCCACTGAGATCACCGAGCGACCACTGAGAGTCAGTTGCAACTGTGGCTTTGCTTGATGAAACGGTCTATTGACTAGATGCTCTGTGCTTCATCTTTTGTGCCCTGTGCTCATGCTTGATCTGACTGACACTGCCTCACACAGGGCTGAGTGTTGATCTAACAGTGGGATCACGTGCGGTGATTGGTGggtggaaaaaaaaaagatcgAACAGTGGAGTCAAGAGTTGTATTTGTCAAACAAAATCAATGACATTCGCCAACAGCGCAAAAAAAGTGTGCAAAAAGTTAGTAAAATGGAGATCTGTCCTCCTGTAATCATCTCGGAAGATGCATTCCCCATCCGGTATCAAATCGGTTACCAATTCCGGCGAGGATTTGTTGATCGTACGGAGTTTTCCGCGTattatacggagtacggagagCGGAAATGGACTCCTAGGAATGGTTTGCAAATCAACATTCCAGCTGTGTGTGGGAGTACTAGTACTGGCCGGCTTTTaatcttcatccaccaccactactgcATTTACTACTGACTCCAAGTAGTATTATTATTTTCAGGGCACTCCGCACAACATCAACAATACAGGCTCCTGAATAATGAATCCTTCAGGGTCTTCCCGACTCGAGTCACTGCAAGATCAACTGCTTTATATAGCACTTCACATCCGTCACGCTCTCCTGCCCCAATCATGAAGCGCGCTAACTGTGATGAGGAGCACAGGGCACTATTTCCACCACCAAATTACAAGTATTTCGCTTTGCGGACTGCGCCAGTCGATGATCCATTCCATATTAATCCCCCCCCTGGGCCGGTGCCCGACTCGCTTCTCTTCTCCACTTGTGTCTGTTGGTGGTCTGTCCGTCGTCGGGTTGAGGCTCTTTTTGCTTGTTCGCTGAGCCGCCGTCGTCAGTCAGTCAGTCAGTCAGTCATGAAGCGCTATCGGAGTACAAAGCCCAGAGCACCGAGGACCATTtccctcttccctcttctctcttctctcttctctctcccaACTCAATATCATTGTCCGTGGCTCAGCATACAACATTCCAC
The sequence above is a segment of the Aspergillus chevalieri M1 DNA, chromosome 6, nearly complete sequence genome. Coding sequences within it:
- a CDS encoding uncharacterized protein (COG:S;~EggNog:ENOG410PTS5;~InterPro:IPR038799); translation: MAEEVSGNRMQTDTLEQQPQQQSTQELAHPEEPPAAEPVPEPEAVLEQPQPAAEQLASDDAPGPSDPPQHSIPETPLKTSVPDAPGAEGDEVSIDNNHTDDTANQTTNSTQNDIPEKTPDKVLDLQDNTVNDTTDDAHTDIPDDSISNKTNDDATEDRNSETAKLVEFTEDTAHTKIVTPVEPVGSAQPTESTEPTEAAAPIESTVFEAVESPAQPPNDIEPEQSVEQREPAQAEATEPAETGASIEIEKPAGPSENGVAQANQFKTQRSPVQQPTFSNREPTPSTAPSSSVSRAASSIPRAASPTAATSIEQDDASAAIQQPVPVSPLKPVLPPSPSSQGSIPSQRAASPAQSHGRQATSSGHRNSGSVPNYASSGSLSPMQKLASPVQKPAYPTYRAHSPMPKIHSPLARPYYSPMMSPHQTAHSHSQMGHPNPSMFPGAYSGLGGAFQSPVLSASGYLPPYTQNAYQGHPSMFPQQQQQLAHDRRFSGFSESNFMSSSFQNLRDLSMMNGNGVDGKFNDAKGHMPQSDVDGENIFLLQRLNDAIPDLSRLLHGYKTTQNKLIARESEIKQMQTQYEQSTMRKDFYIEALQNQMRKAANDNAEEISRLKHAVNEVRLELGDLDEKHKDLQEAFAVSQKSNEELSQQNAELECQVAKSDNGLKEERDAHDRETEALKQEHKEALAIQEQELTHAFERVMAEEATSYREAMKAIETKLLDQQRAMKDEYEVQKRQMQEAHDSLQADFDAKNAELESTQTQLSNTKDDLDTRHKEFEETREIYINEIETINAAFSDKERQWEEHRTDLEAQLSHRDEVLANVDQEKQKLEGDCSYKESQLQHAMDEMRTTMENLGKDHERLTKTLNSLGEATDLKSSKGDEFFLETFDELRRSIVTLSKEHFAYLPIDPPKSVLAKVPSELPSFLDNMPASRELRSAYIQHVISKTLNYRIFQPFLFTLGRRYDNADIFFQMLSMDIRRKSVRREAFWRQQTLKAAYTAPDAKHSINMTASVIVDEIVDHIKHFADPTQLDPLVMGVRKVVKLAAETWRHARVERGLIVASLPAPDAEGASNQDWEEYGTGKKGGGSGHVLLRTFPQITREVAHEDLVGDEERESPCTYSAGNVLYSDSPIIMARRQELLARKRKSV